The genomic DNA GCAGTGGTGGTGGGCGTGAATACCGCCTTCAGCCTCATGCTGCTGCCCAGCAGCCCGTTCCCCGCGCAGGATCTCGCCACGCGCAACCTCTTGCTGGGCGGCGCCTGGTTGACCGTGCCGATGTACGCCGCGCTGCTGTGGCGCCTCATGCGCGCGGCCTGGGGCGTTGCGCCCCGCCGTGCGTCCGCCGCGCAGGCCGTGCGCGCCGCTCGCGACTCGGCGGCCGTGATGAGGGTGGATGAATCGGTGGCCACGAATGGCACGGATCACCTGCCGTCCGCCAGCGCCTGATCCTCTCCCCCCGCGGCCTGATTGCGATCAGGCCGCCTGCTCGGCCTTTGCCGACGCCGCATGCATGCGTGACAGCGCATCCCCCAGGTCATAGGCAGGTGCAAAGCTGTCTGCGCGGGCCATGGGCCAGGCCGCCCGATAGATCGTGTGGCGGAACTCCCCGCTCAGCAGTTCGCCCGGCATCAGGTCGGGCACCAGCGCCGACAGCAGCCGCACTTCGCCATCCGACACGCGCCGTGCGATGTGGTGCGGGCGCAATGCCGAAGGATGCGAGATGCCGGCGGCCGACAGCAGTTCGGCCAGCGCGTGCAGCGTGTTGCGATGGAAGTTCGCCACGCGCCGCGACTTGTCGGGCACGACCAGCGCGCGCTGGCGCAGCGGATCCTGCGTGGCGACGCCCGTCGGGCATTTGTCGGTGTGGCAGGCCTGCGCCTGGATGCAGCCGATGGCAAACATGAAGCCGCGCGCCGCGTTGCACCAGTCGGCGCCCAACGCCAGCGTGCGTGCCACGTCGAAAGCCGAGATGATCTTGCCCGAGGCGCCGATCTTCACGCGGTCGCGCAGGCCCACGCCCACCAGGGTGTTGTGCACCAGGCGCAGCGCTTCGCGCAGGGGCGTGCCGACGTGGTCGACGAATTCCACGGGCGCGGCGCCGGTGCCGCCTTCGCCGCCGTCGACCACGACGAAGTCTGGCGAGATGCCGGTCTCCAGC from Orrella dioscoreae includes the following:
- a CDS encoding ABZJ_00895 family protein gives rise to the protein MRLLVGFCLGWCPAMCLGLIAATLAGVPDTVVAIALLWLIVPWQCRRYLRANTRHPTRAERRVALAGMTAVVVGVNTAFSLMLLPSSPFPAQDLATRNLLLGGAWLTVPMYAALLWRLMRAAWGVAPRRASAAQAVRAARDSAAVMRVDESVATNGTDHLPSASA